One window of Arthrobacter oryzae genomic DNA carries:
- a CDS encoding cation:proton antiporter regulatory subunit, whose amino-acid sequence MNVDETDLPGLGRRKDFMTASGRRIGVVEYREGQTELIVSTWDDPDTCQASIPLTAEEAAALGNLLGGQRLAMQLSEEHREIPGIVTRQFSIGGESPFHNQPMGKACIRTRSGVSIVAIMREGEVLPSPGPDVVLHPGDLLVAVGTQEGLDTAADILRNG is encoded by the coding sequence ATGAACGTGGATGAGACAGACCTCCCTGGCCTCGGCAGGCGCAAGGATTTCATGACCGCTTCCGGACGCCGGATCGGCGTGGTGGAGTACCGCGAGGGGCAGACCGAACTGATCGTTTCCACCTGGGACGATCCGGACACGTGCCAGGCGTCCATTCCCCTGACTGCCGAAGAAGCCGCAGCCCTGGGGAACCTGCTCGGCGGACAGCGGCTGGCCATGCAGCTTTCCGAGGAGCACCGCGAAATTCCCGGAATCGTCACCCGCCAGTTCTCCATCGGCGGGGAATCACCGTTCCACAACCAGCCCATGGGCAAGGCCTGCATCCGCACCCGGAGCGGCGTCTCCATCGTCGCCATCATGCGGGAAGGCGAAGTCCTCCCTTCCCCCGGGCCTGACGTCGTCCTTCACCCGGGCGACCTGCTCGTGGCGGTGGGAACGCAAGAAGGCCTCGATACGGCGGCCGATATCCTGCGCAACGGCTAA
- a CDS encoding cation:proton antiporter: MDPLALTLIELGAVVFCLGLLARLAGRIGMSPIPLYLVGGLFFGAGGLVKLEGMHEFAHISSEIGVILLLLMLGLEYTAAELVTGLRRSWKAGVLDLLLNFLPGAGLAVLLGWGLVGAMVMGGVTYISSSGIAAKVITDLGRIGNRETPVVLSILVFEDLAMAIYLPILTATLAGVSFLVGLQTVGISLAVVAVVLVVALRHGHHVSKAVHSENSEVFLLNLLGAALLVAGLAAAMQVSAAVGAFMLGIAISGATAHSATRVLEPLRDLFAALFFVVFGLNTDPASIPPVLGWALLLAVLTAATKMITGVWAAKRAGIGLPGRFRAGAALIARGEFSIVIAGLAVASGVVPQDLAALATAYVLIMAIMGPLAARYVEPIVKMLRPARARPVARPI, translated from the coding sequence ATGGACCCGCTCGCGCTAACCCTCATCGAACTGGGGGCCGTCGTGTTCTGCCTGGGCCTGCTGGCCAGGCTGGCCGGGCGGATCGGGATGTCCCCCATTCCCCTGTATTTGGTGGGCGGGCTGTTTTTCGGCGCCGGCGGCCTGGTCAAGCTCGAGGGCATGCACGAGTTCGCACATATCTCCAGCGAGATCGGCGTCATCCTCCTGCTGCTTATGCTCGGATTGGAATATACGGCCGCCGAACTGGTCACGGGGCTGCGCCGGTCCTGGAAAGCCGGTGTCCTTGACCTCCTGCTGAACTTTCTACCCGGCGCCGGGCTTGCCGTCCTGCTGGGCTGGGGCCTAGTGGGGGCCATGGTGATGGGCGGAGTGACCTACATATCCTCATCCGGCATTGCCGCCAAGGTGATCACGGACCTCGGTCGGATCGGTAACCGTGAAACCCCGGTGGTGCTCTCCATCCTGGTTTTCGAGGACCTTGCGATGGCCATCTACCTGCCCATCCTGACAGCGACCCTGGCCGGGGTCAGCTTCCTCGTGGGACTGCAGACCGTGGGGATTTCGCTTGCAGTGGTGGCGGTGGTGCTGGTGGTGGCCCTCCGGCACGGGCACCACGTGTCCAAGGCGGTACACAGCGAAAACTCAGAGGTGTTCCTGCTGAACCTGCTCGGGGCTGCGCTCCTCGTTGCCGGCCTCGCCGCCGCCATGCAGGTCTCGGCCGCAGTGGGGGCGTTCATGCTGGGGATCGCCATTTCCGGAGCCACTGCACACAGTGCAACCCGGGTCCTCGAGCCGCTGCGGGATTTGTTCGCAGCGCTTTTCTTTGTGGTCTTCGGCCTCAACACGGACCCCGCGTCCATCCCGCCGGTGCTCGGCTGGGCACTGCTCCTGGCGGTCCTCACGGCCGCCACCAAGATGATCACCGGAGTCTGGGCGGCCAAGCGGGCAGGGATTGGGCTGCCCGGCCGCTTCCGTGCGGGGGCCGCGCTGATTGCCCGCGGCGAGTTCTCCATCGTGATCGCCGGGCTGGCAGTGGCCTCCGGCGTGGTGCCGCAGGACCTCGCAGCGCTGGCCACGGCCTACGTGCTCATCATGGCGATCATGGGGCCGCTGGCGGCCCGCTACGTGGAGCCGATCGTCAAGATGCTGCGTCCGGCCAGGGCCCGACCCGTCGCCCGCCCCATCTGA
- the dcd gene encoding dCTP deaminase has product MLISDRDIRAEIDSQRIVLDPYDPVMVQPSSVDVRIDRFFRLFDNHKYAHIDPAEDQPELTRLVEVDAGEPFILHPGEFVLGSTYETVTLPDDIAARLEGKSSLGRLGLLTHSTAGFIDPGFSGHVTLELSNMATLPIKLWPGMKIGQLCFFKLSSAAEFPYGSGEYGNRYQGQRGPTASRSHLNFHRTEI; this is encoded by the coding sequence GTGCTGATCTCCGACCGCGATATTCGTGCCGAAATTGATTCCCAACGGATTGTCCTGGACCCGTACGATCCGGTGATGGTCCAGCCGTCATCCGTGGACGTCCGGATTGACCGGTTCTTCCGGTTGTTCGACAACCACAAGTACGCCCACATCGACCCCGCCGAGGACCAGCCCGAGCTGACGCGACTCGTGGAAGTGGACGCCGGCGAGCCGTTCATCCTCCACCCCGGCGAATTCGTGCTGGGGTCCACGTACGAAACCGTCACCTTGCCGGACGACATTGCGGCACGCCTCGAAGGCAAGTCCTCACTTGGCCGGCTGGGCTTGCTGACGCACTCCACCGCAGGGTTCATCGATCCCGGATTCTCCGGCCACGTCACCCTGGAGCTGTCCAACATGGCCACGCTGCCCATCAAGCTGTGGCCGGGCATGAAGATCGGCCAGCTGTGCTTCTTCAAGCTGAGTTCGGCCGCTGAATTCCCCTACGGATCCGGCGAGTACGGCAACCGCTACCAGGGCCAGCGCGGTCCCACGGCCAGCCGCAGCCACCTGAACTTCCACCGCACCGAAATCTGA